One part of the Arthrobacter tumbae genome encodes these proteins:
- a CDS encoding short-chain fatty acid transporter translates to MPTVKPDPAPRSSAVSTVMRPINSVVERFIPSALVFAVVLTFVVGIAALILTDAGPVGVLTGWGDGLAGLLAFMTQMALILLLGHALAHTGPVRKLLVRLAALPRTPVQAYVFVFLVAAVASLITWGLGLVIGGLLAKEVAAQGREKGMPLHFPMLVAAGFSGFVVWHMGYSGSGPLTAATEGSFIAEQLGRTIPVSETTFSWWNITAAIATIILVAGALALVAPKAGDRVKELSVDARHTDEVDLDDEVVTPADRLDASRILTTLVGIALVAYLVIHYVQGGTATLDIVNWTFLALLFLLVRSPFELIALTKNAAANVGEILLQFPLYAGIMGIMGTTGLIDIVSDAIVSIANPTTFGLLALLSAGLVNFFVPSGGGQFAVQAPIMLDAAERLGVDPTVAIMAVSYGDQWTNMIQPFWALPLLAIAGLKMRDILGYTTVTLVASGIVFAAILLIVGAG, encoded by the coding sequence ATGCCCACCGTGAAGCCCGATCCTGCACCGCGGTCGTCCGCCGTCTCCACCGTCATGCGGCCCATCAACTCCGTTGTTGAGCGGTTCATACCGAGCGCCCTGGTCTTTGCCGTCGTCCTGACCTTCGTCGTCGGGATCGCGGCACTGATCCTGACCGATGCTGGGCCGGTGGGCGTCCTCACCGGATGGGGTGACGGGCTGGCGGGGCTGCTTGCGTTCATGACGCAAATGGCGCTCATTCTCCTGCTCGGCCACGCACTGGCTCACACAGGGCCGGTCCGGAAACTGCTGGTACGGCTCGCCGCCCTGCCCCGCACACCCGTCCAGGCCTACGTGTTCGTCTTTCTGGTTGCTGCCGTCGCATCACTCATTACGTGGGGGCTCGGCCTGGTGATCGGCGGACTCCTTGCAAAGGAGGTCGCGGCGCAGGGTCGCGAAAAGGGTATGCCGCTCCATTTCCCCATGCTCGTTGCCGCCGGGTTCTCCGGCTTTGTGGTGTGGCATATGGGCTACTCGGGTTCCGGCCCGCTGACCGCCGCCACTGAAGGCTCATTCATCGCTGAACAGTTGGGCCGCACCATCCCGGTGAGTGAAACCACCTTCTCCTGGTGGAACATCACCGCCGCCATCGCCACGATCATTCTGGTGGCCGGTGCACTGGCGCTGGTAGCCCCGAAAGCTGGAGACCGCGTCAAGGAGTTGTCCGTGGACGCCCGGCATACGGACGAGGTGGATCTCGACGACGAGGTGGTGACCCCCGCAGACCGGTTGGATGCCAGCCGGATCCTCACCACGCTCGTGGGTATCGCTCTGGTGGCGTACCTCGTGATCCACTATGTGCAGGGCGGTACCGCGACACTGGACATCGTGAACTGGACCTTCCTTGCACTGCTGTTCCTGCTGGTTCGCAGTCCGTTCGAGCTCATTGCGCTGACCAAGAATGCCGCCGCCAACGTCGGTGAGATCCTCCTCCAGTTCCCGCTGTATGCCGGGATCATGGGCATCATGGGCACGACCGGGTTGATCGATATTGTGTCCGATGCCATTGTCAGCATTGCCAACCCAACGACCTTCGGCCTCCTCGCGCTCCTGTCCGCCGGTCTGGTCAACTTCTTCGTACCCTCCGGCGGCGGGCAATTCGCTGTGCAGGCTCCGATCATGCTCGACGCCGCCGAACGCCTGGGCGTTGACCCGACCGTCGCGATCATGGCGGTCTCCTACGGCGACCAGTGGACCAATATGATCCAGCCGTTCTGGGCGCTGCCGCTCCTTGCGATTGCCGGGCTGAAGATGCGTGACATCCTCGGTTACACCACCGTTACGCTGGTGGCGTCCGGCATCGTCTTCGCGGCGATCCTGTTGATCGTGGGCGCCGGCTAA
- a CDS encoding ABC transporter permease, with protein MARYLLTRLWQSALTLVLASIVVFIGVRQLPGDPALAMAGEEATPEQLAAIRADLGLDQPLVVQYFTFLSNLFRGDLGESTRTGTPVTELIATTLPVTLWLSAYAIVVAVVVGILFGVIAERYRGRWPEWMANGFALIGLSVPNFWLGILAILYLAVFLGWFPASGYVNVIAEPLRGLYYLTLPAIILGTGLAAVIMRQTRASMIETMSTDYVRTARAKGLGRGRVLVRYGLRNSLIVVVTIVGLQLGGLISGAVVTERIFALPGFGKLTLDAVFTRDYPVIQAVVLIITLSYIVINLAVDILYSAVNPKIRVGGSN; from the coding sequence ATGGCCCGTTACCTGCTCACCCGGCTGTGGCAATCCGCGCTCACCCTGGTGCTCGCATCGATTGTCGTGTTCATCGGCGTCCGGCAGCTTCCCGGTGACCCTGCGCTCGCAATGGCGGGTGAGGAAGCGACACCGGAGCAGCTCGCCGCCATCCGCGCCGATCTGGGGCTGGACCAGCCGCTGGTGGTCCAGTACTTCACCTTCCTCAGCAACCTCTTCCGGGGTGACCTGGGCGAATCCACCCGCACCGGCACGCCGGTCACCGAATTGATTGCGACGACGCTGCCCGTCACCCTCTGGCTGTCGGCCTACGCGATCGTGGTGGCCGTCGTCGTCGGCATCCTCTTCGGGGTGATCGCAGAACGCTACCGCGGCCGCTGGCCGGAGTGGATGGCGAACGGCTTCGCGCTGATCGGACTCTCGGTGCCGAACTTCTGGCTCGGCATCCTCGCAATCCTGTACCTCGCAGTGTTCCTCGGCTGGTTTCCCGCCTCCGGATACGTCAACGTCATCGCGGAACCGCTGCGGGGCCTGTATTACCTGACCCTCCCGGCGATCATCCTCGGCACGGGACTGGCCGCGGTGATCATGAGACAAACGCGGGCGTCGATGATCGAAACCATGAGCACCGACTACGTCCGAACAGCCCGCGCCAAGGGTCTGGGCCGCGGCCGTGTACTCGTCCGGTACGGGCTGCGAAACTCCCTGATAGTGGTGGTGACGATCGTGGGCCTCCAACTCGGCGGACTGATCTCCGGCGCAGTGGTCACCGAGCGGATCTTCGCGCTCCCCGGCTTCGGCAAGCTCACCCTCGACGCCGTCTTCACCCGCGACTACCCCGTCATCCAGGCGGTGGTCCTCATCATCACCCTGAGCTACATCGTCATCAACCTGGCCGTGGACATCCTCTACTCCGCGGTCAACCCGAAAATCCGAGTCGGAGGAAGTAACTGA
- a CDS encoding ABC transporter substrate-binding protein, with translation MRTSSQLGIRLLHTAAAGAVVVLAATACQPIQALEPAPEREEVTSIPIGDREVREGGDLVMALSAEPDRLDPTTSSSLYTRYVMQTMCQKLYDIDAEGELVPQLATELPEVSDDGLTVTIPLRDDAVFADGAEFNAEAVRTTLERHLTHEESSRKSELGPISSIEAVDETHVRITYETPFAPLAAALADRAGMMLSPKALEETGDNFGDNPVCVGPFKFVERVPQTSIKVERDPLYYDAANVHLDTITYRIITDANIRAANLRSGDVQVADTISPQDVDALMQEDGVGVLQVGSLGYQGLTINVGNTEGVGEPVGDIDTPLAQEAAVRLALSMSIDREALVNTVFNSWFQPACSPISPTSPFSSELSKDCPPFDPEGAKALLEEAGIETPYAIEMQVSNTPDTLRFAQALQAAVADGGFKLTILPVEYSTLLDVQSRGDFEMLQLGWSGRVDPHGNMFNFLATGGGNNYSGYNNPEVDQLLKSAAQVNDDGERAELYGQVVEQLQEDNPLIYLYRQRSLTAYSTDVAGIETFADGVVHLSNAAFLANPEEED, from the coding sequence ATGAGAACCAGCAGCCAATTGGGCATCAGGTTGCTCCACACAGCAGCGGCCGGCGCCGTCGTCGTGCTTGCTGCCACCGCCTGCCAACCTATCCAGGCGCTCGAACCGGCACCGGAGCGGGAAGAGGTCACCTCGATCCCGATCGGTGACCGTGAGGTGCGCGAGGGCGGTGATCTGGTGATGGCACTCTCGGCGGAACCTGACCGGCTGGATCCCACCACCTCATCCTCGCTCTACACGCGCTACGTGATGCAGACGATGTGCCAGAAGCTTTATGACATCGATGCCGAAGGCGAACTTGTCCCGCAGCTGGCCACGGAACTGCCCGAGGTTTCCGACGACGGCCTGACCGTCACCATCCCGCTCCGAGATGACGCTGTCTTCGCTGACGGCGCGGAGTTCAACGCCGAAGCAGTGCGGACAACGCTCGAACGCCACCTCACACACGAGGAGTCGTCGCGGAAGAGTGAGCTCGGCCCCATCAGCAGCATCGAGGCGGTCGATGAAACCCACGTCCGCATCACGTACGAAACACCGTTCGCGCCGCTAGCCGCAGCACTCGCTGACCGTGCAGGAATGATGCTCTCACCCAAGGCGCTCGAGGAAACCGGTGACAACTTCGGCGACAACCCCGTGTGCGTGGGACCGTTCAAGTTCGTCGAGCGGGTGCCGCAGACGTCGATCAAGGTCGAGCGCGATCCGCTGTACTACGACGCCGCGAACGTGCACCTCGACACCATCACCTACCGCATCATCACCGATGCGAACATCCGGGCGGCCAACCTGCGCTCCGGTGACGTTCAGGTAGCCGACACCATCTCGCCGCAGGACGTCGACGCCCTCATGCAGGAAGACGGCGTGGGTGTGCTGCAGGTCGGGTCGCTCGGCTACCAGGGCCTGACAATCAACGTCGGGAACACTGAAGGAGTGGGCGAGCCGGTCGGGGACATCGATACACCGCTGGCCCAGGAGGCGGCGGTACGGCTGGCGCTGTCCATGTCGATCGACCGTGAGGCGCTGGTGAACACCGTCTTCAACAGCTGGTTCCAGCCCGCGTGCTCGCCCATCTCACCGACCAGCCCGTTCAGTTCCGAGCTCAGCAAGGACTGCCCGCCCTTCGATCCCGAAGGCGCCAAGGCACTCCTCGAGGAAGCCGGCATCGAGACGCCGTACGCGATCGAGATGCAGGTCAGCAACACGCCGGACACGCTGAGGTTTGCGCAGGCCCTGCAGGCGGCCGTGGCCGACGGCGGATTCAAGCTCACCATCCTCCCCGTTGAATACTCAACGCTCCTCGACGTGCAGTCCCGCGGCGACTTCGAGATGCTGCAGCTCGGCTGGTCCGGCCGCGTGGACCCGCACGGCAACATGTTCAACTTCCTTGCCACCGGAGGCGGCAACAACTACTCCGGTTACAACAACCCGGAGGTGGACCAGCTTCTGAAGAGCGCAGCCCAGGTCAACGACGACGGTGAGCGCGCCGAACTCTACGGCCAGGTAGTCGAACAGCTGCAGGAAGACAACCCGCTGATCTACCTGTACCGGCAGCGCAGCCTGACCGCGTACAGCACCGACGTTGCCGGCATCGAGACCTTCGCCGACGGCGTGGTTCACCTGAGCAATGCGGCGTTCCTTGCGAACCCGGAAGAAGAGGACTGA
- a CDS encoding DUF1059 domain-containing protein — protein MKTMTCRELGGPCSMELQGKTADDIIKAQDRHLREAARSGDAAHQPAHEEMKGRWRRPIAAMGWYRDTRKAFAQLPEQ, from the coding sequence ATGAAAACGATGACCTGCCGCGAATTGGGCGGACCGTGCAGTATGGAACTGCAGGGCAAGACCGCCGATGACATCATCAAGGCTCAGGACAGGCACCTGCGGGAAGCGGCCAGGTCCGGAGACGCCGCCCATCAACCTGCCCACGAGGAGATGAAGGGCCGTTGGAGGCGGCCCATCGCCGCGATGGGGTGGTACCGCGACACCAGGAAGGCCTTCGCGCAACTTCCGGAGCAGTGA
- a CDS encoding dipeptide ABC transporter ATP-binding protein, producing the protein MQQDVNELILSIRDLEVSFGGVPVLHNVSFDLKKGERVAIVGQSGSGKSTTIGAVLRLLPGDGSITGGSIRLGDAMGEPVELADASEAHMRSIRGKRLGLVPQDPMSNLNPAMKVGAQIADALMSNGLRGRADVKRRAVELMTEAGIPDAERRYGQYPHEFSGGMRQRVLIAVALAGEPDLLIADEPTSALDVTVQRQILNHLQTLVDARGTSLLFVTHDLGLAADRTDRIIVMADGRIVEVGTPREILLNPQEEYTRKLVAAAPSVTAALQMEAPGSGAASTAGPAPILVVQDLCKEFTLRGQRGGTVRAVDNVSFTVNRGTTTAVVGESGSGKTTIARIILGLETATAGQALVDGRSITASRGTERRALRRMVQPVFQDPYGSLDPTHSIERLIDEPLRIFNVGDKGSRRRRVAELLDQVALPHSIAQRRPNELSGGQRQRVAIARALALEPELIICDEAVSALDVLVQDQILNLLADLQDRLGLTYLFITHDLAVVRQIAHNVLVMKSGSVVEEGSVDKVFLHPEAQYTEELLGAIPGAAFAA; encoded by the coding sequence ATGCAGCAGGACGTTAACGAGCTCATCCTCAGCATCCGGGACCTTGAGGTCAGCTTCGGCGGCGTCCCGGTGCTGCACAACGTCAGCTTCGACCTGAAGAAGGGCGAGCGGGTGGCGATCGTGGGGCAGTCCGGCTCCGGGAAGTCGACCACCATCGGTGCCGTGCTTCGGTTGCTGCCCGGCGACGGCAGCATCACCGGCGGTTCCATCCGGCTCGGGGATGCGATGGGCGAGCCGGTGGAATTGGCCGACGCATCAGAGGCGCACATGCGGTCCATCCGCGGCAAGCGCCTCGGCCTCGTACCGCAGGACCCGATGTCGAACCTGAACCCTGCCATGAAGGTCGGGGCGCAGATCGCCGATGCGCTGATGAGCAACGGCCTGCGCGGCCGCGCGGACGTGAAGCGCCGGGCCGTTGAACTCATGACGGAGGCGGGGATCCCTGACGCGGAACGCCGCTACGGCCAGTATCCGCACGAGTTCTCGGGCGGCATGCGCCAGCGTGTACTGATTGCGGTTGCGCTCGCCGGAGAACCCGACCTGCTCATCGCGGACGAGCCGACGTCGGCGCTCGATGTGACGGTGCAACGGCAGATCCTCAACCACCTGCAGACCCTCGTCGACGCGCGCGGAACGTCGCTATTGTTCGTCACCCATGATCTGGGGCTCGCAGCCGACCGGACCGACCGGATCATCGTGATGGCGGACGGCCGCATCGTTGAGGTCGGGACGCCGCGCGAGATCCTCCTCAACCCGCAGGAAGAGTACACGCGGAAGCTCGTCGCAGCGGCCCCGTCGGTGACGGCTGCGCTGCAGATGGAGGCACCCGGCTCCGGTGCGGCATCAACTGCCGGTCCGGCACCAATCCTGGTTGTGCAGGACTTGTGCAAGGAGTTCACCCTGCGCGGCCAGCGCGGCGGCACCGTGCGGGCGGTGGACAACGTGTCCTTCACCGTCAACCGGGGCACCACCACCGCCGTCGTCGGTGAATCGGGTTCCGGAAAGACCACGATTGCGCGGATCATTCTGGGCCTCGAGACGGCAACTGCCGGGCAGGCGCTCGTGGACGGCAGGAGCATCACGGCCAGCCGCGGTACCGAACGGCGGGCGCTCCGTCGGATGGTGCAGCCGGTTTTCCAGGATCCGTACGGTTCGCTGGACCCGACGCACAGTATTGAGCGCCTGATCGATGAGCCGCTGCGCATCTTCAACGTCGGAGACAAGGGCAGCCGACGACGGCGCGTGGCTGAGCTGCTCGATCAGGTGGCGCTGCCGCACTCCATTGCGCAGCGGCGGCCGAACGAGCTCTCGGGCGGGCAGCGCCAGCGGGTGGCCATCGCGCGTGCGCTCGCGCTGGAGCCCGAACTCATCATCTGCGACGAAGCGGTGTCAGCCCTGGACGTGCTGGTGCAGGACCAGATCCTCAACCTGCTGGCCGACCTGCAGGATAGGCTGGGTCTGACTTACCTGTTCATCACACACGACCTCGCGGTGGTCCGGCAGATCGCCCACAACGTGCTCGTGATGAAGTCCGGTTCCGTGGTCGAGGAGGGCAGCGTGGACAAAGTTTTCCTTCATCCCGAAGCCCAGTACACCGAGGAGCTACTTGGAGCCATTCCCGGGGCAGCCTTTGCAGCCTGA
- a CDS encoding sigma-70 family RNA polymerase sigma factor, protein MTETESVVAFEGERPRLLRLATRLLGDHAEAEDMVQQAWLRLDRTDQVVNNLPGWLTTATTRLCLDRIRARVPAPENDLEPAELHPDPADEVELADSVGIALAVVLDRLTPAERVAFVLHDTFGFEFTTIAAILESTPTAVRKLASRARTKLAQPAHRDVRTDWQVVDAFLAAARGGHFSQLLELLAPESVIEADAMAVALGTPRHITGRHEVASFFNGAAKTAFPVFIGDRPGAAWVHRGEAKVAFDFTVADGVVSRISFRADSHILRSIRTRKGDASP, encoded by the coding sequence ATGACGGAGACGGAATCGGTCGTTGCCTTCGAGGGCGAACGCCCACGGCTGCTGCGCCTGGCTACCCGCTTGCTCGGTGACCACGCCGAGGCTGAGGATATGGTCCAGCAGGCCTGGCTCAGGCTCGACCGCACAGACCAGGTTGTGAACAACCTGCCCGGCTGGCTGACGACGGCGACCACCCGGCTCTGTCTCGATCGGATCCGCGCCAGGGTGCCCGCCCCCGAAAACGACCTGGAACCAGCGGAGCTGCATCCCGACCCGGCAGACGAGGTTGAACTGGCCGATAGCGTCGGAATCGCTCTGGCCGTCGTGCTGGACCGGCTCACGCCCGCTGAGCGCGTTGCCTTCGTGCTGCACGACACTTTCGGTTTCGAATTCACCACCATCGCTGCGATCCTCGAAAGTACTCCCACTGCGGTGCGCAAACTTGCCTCGCGGGCGCGCACAAAACTGGCGCAGCCCGCTCACCGGGACGTTCGAACCGATTGGCAGGTGGTTGACGCTTTCCTGGCCGCTGCCAGAGGCGGCCACTTCAGCCAACTTCTTGAGCTGCTGGCGCCTGAATCCGTCATCGAAGCGGACGCCATGGCCGTGGCCCTCGGGACGCCCCGGCACATCACCGGCCGTCACGAGGTTGCCAGCTTCTTCAACGGTGCGGCCAAGACCGCGTTCCCGGTCTTCATCGGCGATCGCCCCGGCGCTGCGTGGGTTCACCGGGGCGAGGCGAAGGTCGCGTTCGACTTCACTGTGGCCGACGGCGTCGTGAGCCGGATCAGCTTTCGTGCCGACTCCCACATTCTGCGAAGTATCCGTACCAGGAAGGGCGACGCGTCGCCCTGA
- a CDS encoding GntR family transcriptional regulator gives MEPFPGQPLQPENQPKQRRADEDAPPKQRVQDEIRRDIIFGALPPGTRVTETALATKYGISRVPVREALRALEAEGFVESKPYAGSTVSKIPVDDAEDLFFVREALESATARRAAHRAAAQFDSGAPSVEWWQARKVLAGVLDEGDAAVAQNRLELLPELNIRFHLGVAELSGSASLTALLRQIAGKIEWLYATDVDNRGKESWSEHRSIIAAIDSGNFADAEKLMANHVHQSKEGYLDRFSAEEA, from the coding sequence TTGGAGCCATTCCCGGGGCAGCCTTTGCAGCCTGAGAACCAGCCGAAGCAGCGGCGCGCCGATGAGGACGCCCCGCCGAAGCAGCGCGTCCAGGATGAGATCCGCAGGGACATCATCTTCGGCGCGCTGCCGCCGGGCACCCGCGTGACCGAGACTGCGCTCGCCACCAAGTACGGAATCTCCCGTGTGCCGGTCCGGGAGGCTCTCCGTGCCCTGGAGGCTGAGGGCTTCGTCGAGTCCAAGCCCTACGCCGGGTCCACGGTGTCGAAGATCCCGGTCGACGACGCGGAGGACCTGTTCTTTGTCCGCGAAGCCCTGGAATCGGCGACAGCCAGGCGCGCTGCGCACCGGGCTGCTGCGCAGTTCGATTCAGGAGCGCCCAGCGTTGAGTGGTGGCAGGCCCGGAAAGTACTGGCGGGAGTGCTGGATGAGGGAGACGCCGCCGTCGCGCAGAACCGGCTCGAACTGCTGCCCGAACTCAACATCCGGTTCCACCTGGGTGTAGCGGAGTTGAGCGGCAGCGCCTCGCTGACGGCGCTGCTGCGCCAGATTGCAGGCAAGATCGAGTGGCTCTATGCGACGGACGTCGATAACCGCGGCAAGGAGTCCTGGAGCGAGCACCGGAGCATCATTGCGGCGATCGACTCGGGCAACTTTGCCGATGCGGAGAAGCTGATGGCCAATCACGTGCATCAGTCCAAGGAAGGGTACCTGGACCGGTTCTCCGCCGAAGAGGCCTAG
- a CDS encoding gamma-glutamyltransferase family protein, producing MTSYTTPDTFTTRPTLQGSFGMTASTHWLATASAQAVLERGGNAFDAAVAGAFVLHIVEPHLNGPGGDMTGVFATAENPSEPVVLMGQGPAPAAATREHYLSEGLELVPGAGALAAAVPAAVDAWLLLLRDHGTWELEDVLAFAVGYARHGHPIVGRVGATINAVKDLFTDHWPTSAALWMPDGKIPAEGDMVKNEAYASVLDRLVTAGSSASTRQDRIDAARREWREGFVAQAAVNFIKTPHRHSSGQDHAGVLRSEDFANFQAGYEQATTLEFRGYTIAKTGPWGQGPALLQTLAILDGFDDDRLDPSTAIGAHTILEAQKLAVADREAYYGDAAVPMDHLLSEEYAAERRALITDQASAEFRPGNVPGHTPFTPPLRIEYTPPALAGKDGFAGVGEPTVSRDGETRGDTCHIDVVDQWGNMVSATPSGGWLQSSPTIPELGFCLGSRLQMTWLEEGAPSSLEPGKRPRTTLTPTLILKDGKPVVALGSPGGDQQDQWQLLYILRTIVGGYSPQQAIDAPSLHTTSIPGSFFPRTWEPGGSVVEDRLGEDVIANLEQRGHIITRAGDWALGRLSSVVSDPTTGVLSAAANPRGAQGYAAGR from the coding sequence ATGACCTCCTACACAACACCCGACACCTTCACCACGCGCCCCACACTCCAGGGCTCGTTCGGCATGACCGCCTCGACGCACTGGCTGGCAACGGCGTCAGCCCAGGCTGTCCTGGAGCGCGGCGGCAACGCCTTCGATGCCGCCGTTGCCGGAGCGTTCGTGCTTCACATCGTCGAGCCTCACCTGAATGGGCCCGGCGGTGACATGACGGGCGTGTTCGCTACGGCGGAGAACCCGTCCGAGCCCGTTGTCCTGATGGGCCAGGGCCCGGCACCCGCTGCCGCAACGCGGGAACACTACCTGTCCGAAGGCCTTGAACTGGTTCCGGGTGCTGGTGCCCTTGCTGCCGCCGTGCCCGCCGCCGTCGACGCCTGGCTCCTGCTGCTCCGCGACCACGGCACGTGGGAACTGGAGGATGTCCTCGCCTTCGCCGTCGGGTATGCCCGTCACGGGCACCCCATCGTCGGCCGCGTCGGAGCAACCATCAACGCGGTCAAGGACCTCTTCACCGACCACTGGCCCACCTCTGCAGCGCTCTGGATGCCGGACGGCAAGATTCCCGCTGAAGGCGACATGGTGAAGAACGAGGCGTATGCGTCGGTGCTGGACCGGCTTGTCACGGCAGGTTCGTCGGCTTCGACAAGGCAGGATCGCATCGACGCCGCCAGGCGCGAGTGGCGTGAAGGCTTCGTTGCCCAGGCAGCCGTCAATTTCATCAAAACCCCTCACCGGCACTCCTCAGGACAGGACCACGCCGGCGTCCTGAGGTCAGAGGATTTCGCGAACTTCCAGGCGGGCTACGAGCAGGCAACCACCCTTGAGTTCCGTGGCTACACCATCGCCAAAACCGGCCCCTGGGGACAGGGCCCTGCCCTGCTGCAGACCCTCGCCATCCTCGACGGGTTCGACGACGACCGCCTGGACCCATCCACGGCCATCGGCGCGCACACCATCCTGGAAGCGCAGAAGCTGGCCGTCGCGGACCGGGAAGCCTATTACGGCGACGCCGCCGTACCCATGGACCACCTCTTGTCCGAGGAATACGCGGCAGAGCGCCGGGCCTTGATCACCGATCAGGCGTCCGCCGAGTTTCGGCCGGGCAACGTTCCCGGACACACTCCCTTCACCCCGCCGCTGCGCATCGAGTACACCCCGCCGGCACTGGCAGGCAAGGACGGTTTCGCAGGAGTAGGGGAGCCGACCGTCTCCCGCGACGGCGAGACCCGCGGCGACACCTGCCACATCGACGTCGTCGACCAGTGGGGGAACATGGTTTCCGCGACGCCGTCGGGCGGCTGGCTGCAGTCATCCCCGACCATCCCCGAACTGGGTTTCTGCCTGGGCTCCCGCCTGCAGATGACCTGGCTCGAGGAGGGCGCGCCGTCGTCATTGGAGCCCGGCAAGCGGCCGCGCACCACACTGACACCGACCCTGATCCTGAAGGACGGCAAGCCGGTGGTGGCGCTCGGATCGCCCGGCGGCGACCAGCAGGACCAGTGGCAGCTGCTCTATATCCTGCGCACGATCGTCGGCGGCTACTCGCCGCAGCAGGCCATCGACGCACCGTCCCTGCACACGACGTCGATACCGGGCTCATTCTTCCCGCGCACCTGGGAGCCGGGGGGATCGGTCGTCGAGGATCGGCTGGGCGAGGACGTCATCGCGAACCTCGAACAGCGTGGACACATCATCACCCGGGCGGGGGATTGGGCGCTTGGACGCCTGTCCTCCGTTGTCAGCGACCCAACCACCGGTGTCCTCTCGGCCGCCGCCAACCCGCGAGGAGCGCAGGGCTATGCAGCAGGACGTTAA
- a CDS encoding ABC transporter permease — MAMTETVTTTAQPSEPTLGTGRGRLWRRMRTNPLGMTGAVLLAVVVLAAILAPVIAPYDPAEVHFDTPFQQPFTVGYLLGTDDLGRDIFSRMLFGIQASLQVGVLSVLLAVLIGTPLGLLAGYWKGFDAVISRLTDVTLAFPFLIIAVGLAAISGPSLGNAAIALGIAQIPTMIRVVRGETLRIKESDFVLGAKTMDASGLRIMAQHVLPNATSAIIVQATVIMPVAVIGEALLSFLGLGIQPPTPSLGIMLSDAQQYIFRSPTAAIFPGVGIAVICLAFNLFGDALRDALDPTNTRRK, encoded by the coding sequence ATGGCCATGACCGAAACCGTCACGACGACGGCACAACCCTCAGAGCCCACGCTTGGCACCGGCCGGGGCCGGCTCTGGCGGAGGATGCGCACCAATCCGCTCGGCATGACGGGTGCGGTGCTGCTCGCCGTCGTCGTTCTCGCCGCGATCCTGGCGCCGGTGATCGCACCGTACGACCCGGCGGAAGTGCACTTCGACACCCCGTTCCAGCAGCCATTCACCGTCGGCTACCTCCTGGGCACCGACGATCTTGGCCGCGACATCTTCTCCCGCATGCTGTTCGGCATCCAGGCCTCGCTTCAGGTGGGCGTGCTGTCGGTCCTCCTCGCGGTGCTGATCGGCACTCCGCTCGGTCTTCTGGCCGGGTATTGGAAAGGTTTCGACGCCGTCATCTCCCGCCTCACGGACGTCACCCTGGCCTTCCCTTTCCTGATAATCGCCGTCGGGCTTGCCGCGATCAGCGGACCGAGCCTCGGGAACGCCGCAATCGCACTGGGTATCGCCCAGATTCCGACCATGATCCGGGTTGTCCGCGGTGAGACGCTCCGGATCAAGGAGAGCGACTTCGTGCTGGGCGCGAAGACGATGGATGCATCGGGCCTGCGGATCATGGCCCAGCACGTGCTGCCGAATGCGACCTCGGCCATCATCGTGCAGGCCACGGTCATCATGCCGGTTGCAGTGATCGGCGAAGCACTGCTGTCGTTCCTCGGCCTCGGCATTCAGCCGCCCACCCCGAGCCTGGGCATCATGCTCTCGGACGCGCAGCAGTACATCTTCCGCTCCCCGACAGCGGCCATCTTCCCCGGCGTCGGTATCGCGGTGATCTGCCTGGCCTTCAACCTCTTCGGGGACGCACTGCGTGATGCCCTTGACCCGACCAACACCCGTCGAAAGTAG